A single Chanos chanos chromosome 8, fChaCha1.1, whole genome shotgun sequence DNA region contains:
- the scgn gene encoding secretagogin produces the protein MDSSFDTLDAAGFLQIWQHFDADDNGYIEGKELDDFFRHMLRKLGPEEEITEEKVQQVKKRFMSAYDMTADGRLQIQEFANMILPEEEHFLLIFRREAPLDNSVEFMKIWRKYDADSSGYISAAELKSFLQDLFARHKTDVPSSKLDEYTDTMMKIFDKNKDGRLDLNDLARILALQENFLLQFKSDASSKEERRRDFEKIFAHYDVSKTGALEGPEVDGFVKDMMELVKPKITGPDLDKLRAILLRHCDINQDGKIQKNELALCLGVKLIV, from the exons ATGGACAGCAGTTTTGATACCCTGGACGCGGCTGGTTTTCTACAGATCTGGCAACACTTTGACGCAGACG ATAATGGTTACATTGAAGGAAAGGAGCTGGACGACTTTTTTCGCCATATGTTGAGGAAACTGGGGCCAGAG GAGGAGATCACTGAGGAGAAGGTGCAGCAGGTGAAGAAGAGGTTCATGTCGGCCTATGACATGACTGCCGATGGACGCCTTCAGATCCAAGAG ttcGCCAATATGATTCTGCCCGAGGAAGAGCACTTCCTGCTCATCTTCCGTAGAGAAGCTCCCCTGGACAACAGCGTGGAGTTCATGAAG ATCTGGAGAAAATATGACGCGGACAGCAGCGGGTACATCTCTGCTGCGGAGTTAAAG agttttCTGCAGGACTTGTTTGCACGGCACAAGACAGATGTCCCCTCCAGCAAACTGGATGAATATACAGATACCATG ATGAAAatttttgacaaaaacaaagatggaCGACTGGATCTGAATGATTTAGCCAG AATCCTGGCTTTACAAGAAAACTTCCTCCTGCAGTTTAAGAGTGAC GCTAGCagtaaagaggagagaagaagagatttTGAGAAAATCTTCGCCCACTACGATGTT AGTAAGACGGGAGCCCTCGAGGGGCCGGAAGTCGACGGCTTTGTCAAAGATATGATGGAGCTGGTGAAA cccaAGATCACTGGTCCAGATCTGGATAAATTACGTGCCATTCTGCTACGACACTGTGACATCAACCAGGATGGAAAGATCCAGAAGAATGAGCTAGCCCTGTGTTTGGGAGTTAAGCTCATAGTGTAG